A genomic stretch from Serratia entomophila includes:
- a CDS encoding methionine ABC transporter permease, producing the protein MIESLFPHLRLEQLWDATLETLYMTGVAGLATLVLGILLGVLLFLTSKGQLLHNRAVYSLVSVVVNVFRSIPFIILIVLLIPFTKTLIGTILGADAALPALIVGAAPFYARLVEIGLREVDKGVIEAARSMGAKTLTIIFRVLLPESSPALVSGITVTLIALVSYTAMAGVIGAGGLGNLAYLEGFQRNHSDVTLVATLTILAIVFVIQFIGDTLTTTLDKR; encoded by the coding sequence ATGATTGAGTCACTGTTCCCCCACCTGCGCCTGGAGCAACTGTGGGACGCCACCCTTGAGACGCTGTACATGACCGGCGTCGCCGGCCTGGCCACGCTGGTGCTCGGCATCCTGCTCGGCGTGTTGCTGTTCTTAACCTCCAAAGGCCAGCTGCTGCACAACCGCGCAGTCTATTCGCTGGTTTCCGTGGTGGTGAACGTATTCCGCTCCATTCCGTTCATCATCCTGATCGTGTTGCTGATCCCATTCACCAAGACGCTGATCGGCACCATTTTGGGGGCCGACGCCGCCCTGCCGGCGCTGATCGTCGGCGCCGCGCCTTTCTATGCGCGGCTGGTGGAGATCGGCCTGCGTGAGGTGGATAAAGGGGTGATTGAGGCGGCGCGCTCGATGGGCGCCAAGACCCTCACCATCATATTCCGCGTACTGCTGCCGGAGTCTTCCCCGGCGCTGGTTTCCGGCATCACCGTAACCCTGATCGCGCTGGTGAGCTACACCGCGATGGCCGGGGTGATCGGCGCCGGCGGCCTGGGCAATCTGGCTTATTTGGAAGGTTTCCAACGCAACCACAGTGACGTGACGCTGGTGGCGACGCTGACGATACTCGCGATCGTTTTCGTCATCCAGTTCATCGGCGACACCCTAACAACAACGCTCGATAAACGTTAA
- a CDS encoding suppressor of fused domain protein: MNESYVLAEVSNENQTLVAVVQQDHRAAYFYIYPTEEAGERFQVRACWLRNLAAAPLQEDRAALEQGQPPMLAAEFCRNLEGEAPLNPEGLTVVWTESDDGAALWYYGQLLAVIPGWSLYIDHSVCYSASCIKESPLAYPLGSASTNTQYALAENTRQFWRSWQREEGNPWPKMQSDYQARYEPHFGPSVKYYAIDQGKWPPMAITQHERDGIYYFLTMGVSIRPMPWVEILFNDDASRYRRMEMGIAIDSQYMTEENAVQMASALAGFAHVPWAKLTWFGEGHTLESEVAPLGYVGYILSSSFYPYNDRLTLPKQYGDPVNIFWASPVFEAERQLALAAPNGGQDLAGKLREQGVDHIFRPRQPVC; encoded by the coding sequence ATGAACGAGTCATACGTACTTGCTGAAGTCAGTAATGAGAACCAGACGCTGGTCGCGGTGGTTCAGCAAGATCATCGGGCAGCTTATTTCTATATCTACCCAACTGAAGAAGCCGGCGAACGTTTCCAGGTGCGCGCCTGTTGGCTGCGCAACCTGGCCGCCGCGCCGCTGCAGGAAGATCGCGCCGCGCTGGAGCAGGGCCAGCCGCCGATGCTGGCGGCCGAGTTTTGCCGCAACCTGGAAGGGGAAGCGCCGCTCAATCCCGAAGGATTGACGGTAGTGTGGACCGAAAGCGACGACGGCGCCGCGCTGTGGTACTACGGCCAGCTGTTGGCGGTGATCCCCGGCTGGAGCCTGTATATCGACCATTCGGTGTGCTATTCCGCCAGCTGCATCAAGGAAAGCCCGCTGGCTTATCCGCTCGGCTCCGCTTCCACCAACACCCAGTACGCGTTGGCGGAAAATACCCGCCAGTTCTGGCGCAGCTGGCAGCGGGAGGAGGGCAACCCCTGGCCGAAAATGCAGAGCGACTACCAGGCGCGCTACGAGCCGCATTTTGGCCCTTCGGTGAAATACTACGCCATCGACCAGGGCAAGTGGCCGCCGATGGCCATCACCCAGCACGAGCGCGACGGCATCTACTACTTCCTCACCATGGGCGTCAGCATCCGGCCGATGCCCTGGGTGGAGATCCTGTTCAACGACGACGCCTCGCGCTATCGCCGCATGGAGATGGGCATCGCCATCGACAGCCAATACATGACCGAAGAAAACGCGGTGCAGATGGCCAGCGCCCTGGCCGGCTTTGCGCACGTGCCCTGGGCCAAACTGACCTGGTTCGGCGAAGGGCATACGCTGGAGTCTGAAGTTGCGCCGCTGGGTTATGTCGGTTATATCTTGTCGTCGTCGTTCTACCCGTACAACGATCGCCTGACTCTGCCGAAACAGTATGGCGATCCGGTGAACATCTTCTGGGCCAGCCCGGTGTTTGAGGCCGAACGCCAGCTGGCGCTCGCCGCGCCGAACGGCGGTCAGGATCTGGCCGGCAAGCTGCGCGAGCAGGGGGTCGATCATATCTTCCGCCCGCGCCAGCCGGTATGCTGA
- a CDS encoding quinone oxidoreductase family protein, translated as MHALAFEHFGGPEVLSYLELPTPAVPAGAVQVRMGAAGLNFADIYRRKGNYVLHGQPPHIGGYEGVGTIIAVGEGVSGWRMGERVGFADVPFCHATRINVPVEHALRLPEALSDVEAASILLQGLTAQYLINDSVQVRAGDRALVHAAAGGVGQILTRMLVARGAQVYAVVSSAHKQQIALKNGAAAAFTYSQDWVAEVAALTDGGVEYGFDSVGITLQQSIDALRPGGRVVTFGMAGGEAPAISAYDLMMDSKGVVGGDLWTYLNGGPARRERAERLFAGWRDGEFSLPHTETFPLSAGADAHRRLEDRSFAGKIVLLNDRD; from the coding sequence ATGCATGCATTAGCCTTTGAACATTTTGGCGGCCCCGAGGTGCTCAGCTATCTCGAACTGCCGACGCCCGCCGTGCCGGCCGGCGCGGTACAGGTGCGCATGGGCGCCGCCGGGCTGAACTTCGCCGATATCTACCGCCGTAAAGGCAACTATGTGCTGCACGGCCAGCCGCCGCATATCGGCGGGTACGAAGGGGTGGGCACCATCATCGCCGTGGGCGAAGGCGTCAGCGGCTGGCGGATGGGCGAACGAGTCGGCTTTGCCGACGTGCCGTTCTGCCATGCCACCCGCATCAATGTGCCGGTCGAGCACGCGCTGCGGCTGCCGGAGGCACTGAGCGACGTCGAAGCCGCGTCGATCCTGCTGCAGGGGCTGACGGCGCAGTACCTGATCAACGACAGCGTGCAGGTGCGCGCGGGCGATCGCGCGTTGGTGCACGCGGCGGCCGGCGGCGTTGGGCAGATCCTCACCCGCATGCTGGTGGCGCGCGGCGCGCAGGTCTATGCGGTGGTGTCTTCGGCGCACAAGCAGCAAATTGCTCTGAAGAACGGCGCGGCGGCGGCCTTCACTTACTCGCAGGATTGGGTGGCGGAGGTCGCGGCGCTGACCGATGGCGGGGTGGAATACGGCTTTGACTCGGTGGGCATTACCCTGCAGCAAAGCATCGACGCACTGCGCCCTGGCGGGCGGGTGGTCACCTTCGGCATGGCGGGCGGCGAAGCGCCGGCCATCTCCGCTTACGATTTGATGATGGATTCCAAAGGCGTCGTGGGCGGCGATCTCTGGACCTACCTCAACGGCGGCCCGGCGCGGCGTGAACGCGCGGAGCGGCTGTTCGCCGGCTGGCGCGACGGCGAGTTTTCCCTGCCGCATACCGAAACCTTCCCGCTCAGCGCCGGGGCGGACGCGCACCGGCGGCTGGAAGATCGCAGCTTCGCCGGCAAGATTGTGCTGTTGAACGATCGCGACTAA
- a CDS encoding TetR/AcrR family transcriptional regulator translates to MSINEEVCSKKSRGRPKQFDRDRALESALDLFWRHGYESTSLADLVEVTGAKAPTLYAEFGNKEGLFRAAVERYLQKYTTCTNQLLERELPVAEIVEAYVRSSAEVFTDPDTPSGCFMVCASAALSSSSDDVAQMLRRKHHAQEASLKACFDRKVQQGELLAKTDTALLAKYIICTIEGMSVQAREGAGREDLLRLLDALMLVWPRLSQIGNKV, encoded by the coding sequence ATGAGCATCAATGAAGAGGTCTGCAGTAAAAAAAGCCGCGGCAGGCCGAAACAGTTTGATCGCGACCGTGCGTTGGAAAGCGCACTCGATCTGTTCTGGCGGCACGGCTATGAGTCAACCTCGTTGGCCGATCTGGTCGAGGTTACCGGCGCCAAGGCGCCCACTCTGTACGCCGAGTTCGGCAACAAGGAGGGGTTGTTCCGCGCGGCGGTAGAGCGTTATCTGCAGAAATACACCACCTGCACCAATCAGCTGTTGGAGCGGGAGCTGCCGGTGGCGGAAATCGTCGAAGCCTACGTGCGTTCTTCCGCAGAGGTATTTACCGATCCGGACACCCCGTCCGGCTGCTTTATGGTGTGCGCCTCCGCGGCGCTGTCGTCTTCCTCGGATGACGTCGCCCAAATGCTGCGCCGCAAACACCATGCGCAGGAGGCCAGCCTGAAGGCGTGTTTTGACCGCAAGGTGCAGCAGGGTGAACTGTTGGCGAAAACCGATACCGCGCTGCTGGCCAAATACATTATCTGCACCATAGAGGGGATGTCGGTGCAGGCGCGCGAAGGGGCCGGGCGAGAGGATTTGCTGCGGTTGCTGGATGCGCTGATGCTGGTGTGGCCGCGCCTCAGCCAGATTGGCAATAAGGTATAA
- a CDS encoding acetyltransferase, whose translation MIIIRARAAEDNAQLAEIWLRSVRATHHFLNEDDIARLFPLVLNDYLLAVSVWVAEDRPGHPCGFIGLDGNKVEMLFIDADQRGKGAGKALLAHAETLHSELLLDVNEQNPQANGFYRHYGFEIVGRSALDGQGNPFPLLHMKLEKR comes from the coding sequence ATGATTATCATCAGAGCGCGCGCGGCGGAAGACAACGCGCAACTGGCGGAGATCTGGCTGCGTTCGGTGCGCGCCACCCACCACTTTTTGAACGAAGACGACATCGCCCGGCTGTTTCCGCTGGTGCTTAACGACTACCTGCTCGCGGTCAGCGTGTGGGTGGCGGAAGACCGGCCAGGCCATCCGTGCGGCTTTATCGGCCTGGACGGCAACAAGGTGGAGATGTTGTTTATCGACGCCGATCAACGCGGCAAAGGCGCGGGCAAAGCGCTGCTGGCGCACGCCGAGACGCTGCATAGCGAGCTGCTGCTGGATGTGAACGAGCAAAATCCGCAGGCCAACGGCTTTTATCGCCACTACGGCTTCGAGATCGTCGGCCGTTCGGCTCTGGACGGCCAGGGCAACCCCTTCCCGCTGCTGCATATGAAATTGGAAAAGCGCTAA
- a CDS encoding LysR family transcriptional regulator → MDRLTSMAVFVQVVEKGSFVAAAEQMAISPTMVGKHIRYLEQRLNAPLLNRTTRRQGLTEAGRVFYERCRRLLADADAAEASARALRDSPGGLLRISAPVTFGNRVLTPILTDFLHRHPEVEAEVVLSDRKVDLIEERYEAAFRIGPVADDGLVARALPDYRMTLAAAPAYLAQQGAPSRPEQLGAHSCFGFSQWDGNHFWRLRGPQGEISVPVKPRLRMDSGEGVRRAALAGFGIVLHAEMLLEEDIAAGRLVRVLPGYSPLPRPMHLVYLPERRQSAKLEAFIALTVARLWGRA, encoded by the coding sequence ATGGATCGATTAACCAGCATGGCGGTATTTGTACAGGTGGTGGAAAAAGGCAGCTTCGTCGCCGCCGCCGAACAGATGGCCATCTCGCCCACCATGGTCGGCAAACATATTCGTTACCTGGAACAGCGGCTGAATGCGCCACTGCTGAACCGCACCACCCGCCGCCAGGGATTGACCGAAGCCGGGCGGGTGTTTTACGAACGCTGCCGCCGGCTGCTGGCGGACGCCGACGCCGCCGAAGCCAGCGCGCGGGCGCTGCGGGATTCGCCCGGCGGCCTGCTGCGCATCAGTGCGCCCGTCACCTTCGGCAACCGGGTGCTGACGCCGATCCTCACCGATTTCCTGCACCGGCACCCGGAGGTAGAAGCCGAAGTGGTGCTGTCGGATCGCAAAGTGGATTTGATCGAAGAGCGCTACGAGGCGGCCTTTCGCATCGGGCCGGTGGCGGATGACGGCCTGGTGGCGCGCGCGCTGCCGGACTACCGCATGACGCTGGCCGCCGCGCCGGCCTACCTGGCGCAGCAGGGCGCCCCCTCCCGGCCCGAGCAGCTCGGCGCGCACAGCTGCTTCGGCTTTAGCCAGTGGGACGGTAACCATTTTTGGCGGCTGCGCGGGCCGCAGGGAGAAATCAGCGTGCCGGTGAAGCCGCGGCTGCGCATGGACTCCGGCGAAGGCGTGCGCCGGGCGGCGCTGGCCGGTTTCGGCATTGTGCTGCATGCGGAAATGCTGTTGGAAGAAGACATCGCCGCCGGGCGGCTGGTGCGGGTGCTGCCGGGCTATTCGCCGCTGCCGCGGCCGATGCATCTGGTGTATCTGCCGGAACGGCGCCAATCGGCCAAGCTGGAGGCCTTTATCGCGCTGACCGTTGCCAGACTCTGGGGACGGGCATAA
- the bhsA gene encoding multiple stress resistance protein BhsA, with protein sequence MKNLKMTIAAIALASVSFGSFAAELVNSQPADLQKTGVITVSGASDLSSLENHLAAKADAAGAKSFQIIATTGDNKLHGTAIIYN encoded by the coding sequence ATGAAAAACCTGAAAATGACTATCGCCGCCATCGCACTGGCTTCCGTTTCCTTCGGCAGTTTCGCGGCCGAACTGGTTAACAGCCAACCGGCCGATCTGCAAAAAACCGGCGTGATTACCGTCAGCGGCGCATCCGATCTGAGCAGCCTGGAAAACCATCTGGCGGCTAAAGCGGACGCGGCCGGCGCCAAATCCTTCCAGATTATCGCCACTACCGGTGACAACAAGCTGCACGGCACCGCGATCATCTACAATTAA
- a CDS encoding MetQ/NlpA family ABC transporter substrate-binding protein yields MMKKHILTLAFASLTALAAFGAAAETKLVVGASNVPHAEILEQAKPILAKEGIDLEIKRFQDYILPNTALASHDIDANYFQHVPYLNSVLKDHADDKSYDFVSAGAIHIEPIGIYSKKYKSLKQLPDNGKIIMRDAVAEEGRILSIFEKEGVIKLKPGVSKVDARISDVVENPKHLKFQANVEGALLPQMYNNNEGDAVVINANYAIDAGLNPTKDPIAVESGENNPYANIITVHKADVNKPEIVALVKVLHSKPIQDFIREKYQGAVIPVNQ; encoded by the coding sequence ATGATGAAAAAGCACATTCTGACGCTGGCTTTCGCCTCTCTCACCGCCCTCGCCGCATTCGGCGCCGCAGCGGAAACCAAACTGGTGGTCGGCGCGTCCAACGTGCCGCACGCCGAAATTCTCGAGCAGGCCAAGCCGATCCTGGCCAAGGAAGGCATCGACCTGGAGATCAAGCGCTTCCAGGATTACATCCTGCCGAACACCGCGCTGGCCAGCCATGACATCGACGCCAACTACTTCCAGCATGTGCCCTATTTGAACTCGGTGCTGAAAGATCACGCCGACGACAAGAGCTATGACTTTGTCAGCGCCGGCGCCATCCACATTGAGCCCATCGGCATTTACTCGAAGAAGTACAAAAGCCTGAAACAGCTGCCGGACAACGGCAAGATCATCATGCGCGACGCGGTGGCGGAAGAAGGCCGCATTCTGTCGATTTTTGAGAAGGAAGGCGTGATCAAATTGAAACCGGGGGTGAGCAAGGTGGATGCGCGCATCTCCGACGTGGTGGAAAACCCGAAACACCTGAAGTTCCAGGCTAACGTCGAAGGCGCTCTGCTGCCGCAGATGTACAACAACAACGAAGGCGACGCGGTGGTGATCAACGCCAACTACGCCATCGACGCCGGGCTGAACCCCACCAAAGACCCGATTGCGGTCGAGAGCGGCGAGAACAACCCCTACGCCAACATCATCACCGTGCACAAGGCGGACGTGAACAAGCCCGAGATCGTCGCACTGGTGAAGGTGCTGCATTCCAAGCCGATCCAGGACTTCATTCGCGAGAAATACCAGGGCGCGGTGATCCCGGTTAACCAGTAA
- a CDS encoding bifunctional helix-turn-helix transcriptional regulator/GNAT family N-acetyltransferase: MLNKQSNGSRFSPLQIHMMIETNQQPLGVTELAGRLCIDKASASRALRSLVSAGVIETVDYPNDKRHNLHQLSKAGRKTLASIDADADDFMQAALAQLDDDELASTTAALKKMSGALRSARRQRDAGLQVRPIAARDDAAMAGIIRGVFREYGMDNMEGVSLHDPDLDRLTGLYRDSGGKYWVLEQGGRVVGGVGIAPLAGGDPGYCELQKLFFTPGVRGLGMARYMVVQALKAARAAGYRYCYLETTEQLKEAIGLYSALGFTLLTEKRGNTGHHGCNVCMLKNLQHEES, translated from the coding sequence ATGTTGAACAAACAGAGCAACGGCTCGCGTTTTTCGCCGCTGCAGATCCATATGATGATCGAAACCAATCAACAGCCGTTGGGGGTTACCGAACTGGCCGGCCGCCTGTGCATCGACAAGGCCAGCGCCAGCCGGGCGTTGCGCAGCCTGGTGTCGGCCGGCGTGATAGAAACGGTGGACTACCCGAACGACAAGCGGCATAACCTGCATCAGCTGAGCAAGGCGGGGCGCAAGACGCTGGCGAGCATTGACGCCGATGCCGACGATTTCATGCAGGCGGCGCTGGCGCAGCTGGATGACGACGAGTTGGCGAGCACCACTGCGGCGCTGAAGAAAATGAGCGGGGCATTGCGCAGCGCCCGCAGGCAGCGCGATGCCGGCCTGCAGGTGCGCCCAATCGCCGCGCGGGACGACGCAGCGATGGCCGGGATTATCCGCGGCGTGTTTCGCGAATACGGCATGGACAACATGGAGGGGGTCAGCCTGCACGATCCGGATCTCGACCGGCTGACCGGCCTGTATCGCGACAGCGGCGGCAAATATTGGGTGCTGGAACAGGGCGGGCGAGTGGTGGGCGGCGTTGGCATAGCGCCGCTGGCCGGTGGCGATCCCGGCTACTGCGAGCTGCAAAAGCTGTTCTTCACCCCCGGCGTGCGCGGATTGGGCATGGCGCGTTATATGGTGGTTCAGGCGCTGAAGGCGGCGCGGGCGGCGGGTTATCGCTACTGTTATCTGGAAACCACCGAACAGCTGAAAGAAGCCATCGGCCTGTACTCTGCGCTCGGTTTTACGTTGCTGACGGAAAAGCGCGGCAATACCGGGCACCATGGCTGTAATGTTTGCATGCTGAAGAACCTGCAGCACGAGGAGAGCTGA
- the bhsA gene encoding multiple stress resistance protein BhsA, with the protein MKNLKITLAAIAIATASFGSFAADLVNSQPAGQQKVGVISVSGATDLTSLEASLAAKADQAGAKSFRIIGAGGSNQLHGTAVIYQ; encoded by the coding sequence ATGAAAAATTTAAAAATCACTCTAGCAGCCATCGCCATTGCCACCGCATCCTTCGGCAGTTTCGCCGCCGATCTGGTTAACAGCCAGCCTGCAGGTCAGCAAAAAGTCGGCGTGATCAGCGTCAGCGGCGCCACCGACCTTACCTCTTTGGAAGCCAGCCTGGCGGCGAAAGCCGATCAAGCGGGGGCCAAATCTTTCCGCATCATCGGTGCCGGGGGTTCCAACCAGCTGCATGGCACAGCCGTAATCTATCAATAA
- a CDS encoding oxygenase MpaB family protein → MEAVRAAIEKQVLSLTGLALGGVDFENPPGDPGLFGPQSVIWQVHSDFTSMLCGGVSALLLQMLHPLALAGVWDHSNFREDMLGRLRRTSQFVSVTTFGPTAEAERLIAKVQAIHLRVNGTGSDGTPYAASDPDLLTWVHVAESSSFLASHLRYRNPHLSAEQQDRYYLEAARVAAALGARNIPITRGEVADYLQQMRPQLVCDERTLEVARILRNAPAPSALARPLGALVMQAGVDLLPLWAQRQFGFHSGALRRRWVRIGAAGMGKVLGASMRNGSYQRAVRRINASS, encoded by the coding sequence ATGGAAGCGGTACGCGCAGCGATTGAAAAACAGGTGCTCAGCCTGACAGGCTTGGCGCTTGGGGGCGTTGATTTTGAAAATCCGCCGGGCGATCCGGGGTTGTTTGGCCCCCAATCGGTCATCTGGCAAGTGCACAGCGATTTTACCTCCATGCTGTGCGGCGGCGTCAGCGCCTTATTGCTGCAGATGCTGCACCCGTTGGCCTTGGCCGGGGTGTGGGATCACTCCAACTTTCGTGAAGACATGCTCGGCCGCCTGCGCCGCACCAGCCAATTCGTTTCCGTCACCACCTTTGGGCCAACCGCAGAGGCCGAGCGGCTGATAGCCAAGGTCCAGGCCATTCATCTGCGGGTCAACGGCACCGGCAGTGACGGCACCCCCTATGCCGCCAGCGATCCCGACCTGCTTACCTGGGTACACGTGGCGGAAAGCAGCAGCTTTCTGGCCAGCCATTTGCGCTACCGCAATCCGCATCTTTCCGCTGAGCAACAAGACCGGTATTACCTTGAGGCGGCGCGCGTAGCCGCCGCGCTGGGCGCTCGCAACATTCCGATCACCCGGGGCGAGGTGGCCGATTACCTGCAGCAGATGCGGCCGCAGCTGGTGTGCGACGAACGCACGCTGGAGGTGGCGCGCATTCTGCGCAATGCGCCGGCGCCGAGCGCCCTGGCGCGGCCCCTGGGCGCCCTGGTGATGCAGGCGGGCGTCGATCTCTTGCCGCTCTGGGCGCAGCGGCAGTTCGGTTTCCATTCCGGCGCGCTGCGGCGGCGATGGGTGCGCATCGGCGCCGCCGGCATGGGAAAAGTGCTGGGCGCCTCGATGCGCAATGGCTCTTATCAGCGCGCGGTACGGCGTATTAACGCGTCATCCTGA
- the amyA gene encoding alpha-amylase yields MTQKTTLLQFFHWYYPDGGKLWQEAAERAPHLAGLGITDLWLPPAYKGASGGYSVGYDTYDLFDLGEFDQKGSRATKYGDKEALARAAAALRDNGMRVIYDVVFNHKIGADEKERVHLYKVDANNRNDIDDQGFDALAYTRFTFPGRQGAHSKFIWDYKCFSGVDYVEQPDDKGVFKIANDYGDEGWNDQVDDEKGNFDYLMGADVEFRNAAVVEELKYWARWLMETLPCDGFRLDAAKHIPAWFFKEWADHVRDSAQRDLFIVAEYWSHDVASLQQYLELVEGKVMLFDVALHLKFHLASKQGDGFDMAQIFTDTLTAADPAHAVTLVANHDTQPLQSLEAPVEPWFKPLAYALILLREQGVPCVFYPDLYGAGYTDKGSDGGEYRIDMPVIPELEKLIQARQRFANGVQTDYFDDRHCVAFRRSGTAEAPGCVAVLTNGAESAKAVPLGAELAHSVWRDFLGNRQDEVTADEQGNARFPVNGGSVSLWVLAENL; encoded by the coding sequence ATGACCCAAAAAACCACGCTGCTGCAATTTTTCCATTGGTACTACCCCGATGGCGGGAAGCTTTGGCAAGAGGCCGCGGAACGCGCGCCGCACCTTGCCGGGCTGGGCATTACCGATCTGTGGCTGCCCCCCGCCTATAAGGGTGCATCCGGCGGTTATTCCGTCGGCTACGACACCTACGATCTGTTCGATTTGGGCGAGTTCGACCAAAAAGGCAGCCGCGCCACCAAGTACGGCGATAAAGAGGCGCTGGCCCGCGCCGCCGCTGCGCTGCGCGATAACGGCATGCGGGTGATTTACGACGTGGTGTTCAACCACAAGATTGGCGCCGACGAAAAAGAGCGGGTTCACCTGTATAAGGTGGACGCCAACAACCGCAATGATATCGATGACCAGGGCTTCGACGCGCTGGCCTATACCCGTTTCACCTTCCCCGGCCGCCAGGGCGCCCACTCCAAATTCATCTGGGACTATAAATGCTTCAGCGGCGTCGACTACGTTGAACAGCCGGATGACAAAGGGGTGTTCAAAATCGCCAATGACTACGGCGACGAGGGCTGGAACGATCAGGTCGACGACGAGAAGGGCAACTTCGATTATCTGATGGGCGCCGACGTCGAATTCCGCAACGCCGCCGTGGTAGAGGAATTGAAGTACTGGGCGCGCTGGCTGATGGAAACCCTGCCGTGCGACGGCTTCCGCCTGGACGCCGCCAAGCATATCCCGGCCTGGTTCTTCAAGGAATGGGCGGATCACGTGCGCGACAGCGCGCAGCGCGATTTGTTTATCGTCGCCGAATACTGGTCGCACGATGTGGCGTCGCTGCAACAATACCTCGAGCTGGTGGAGGGCAAAGTGATGCTGTTCGACGTGGCGCTGCACCTGAAGTTTCACCTGGCGTCGAAGCAGGGCGACGGCTTCGACATGGCGCAGATATTCACCGATACCCTGACCGCCGCCGATCCGGCGCACGCGGTCACCCTGGTGGCCAACCACGACACTCAGCCGCTGCAGTCGCTGGAGGCACCGGTGGAGCCCTGGTTCAAACCGCTGGCCTACGCGCTGATCCTGCTGCGCGAGCAGGGCGTGCCCTGCGTGTTTTACCCCGATCTGTACGGCGCCGGCTATACCGATAAAGGCAGCGACGGCGGCGAATACCGGATTGACATGCCGGTTATTCCGGAGCTGGAAAAGCTGATCCAGGCGCGCCAGCGCTTCGCCAACGGCGTACAGACCGACTACTTCGACGACCGGCACTGCGTGGCCTTTCGCCGCAGCGGCACCGCCGAAGCGCCGGGCTGCGTGGCGGTGCTGACCAACGGTGCGGAAAGCGCTAAAGCGGTGCCGCTCGGCGCCGAGCTGGCGCACAGCGTCTGGCGCGATTTCCTCGGCAATCGTCAGGATGAGGTCACCGCCGATGAGCAAGGCAACGCCCGCTTCCCGGTGAACGGCGGCAGCGTCAGCCTGTGGGTATTGGCGGAAAATCTGTAG
- a CDS encoding methionine ABC transporter ATP-binding protein produces MIVLSNVCKTFDSTQGRVVAVDDVSLAVEAGQIYGIIGYSGAGKSTLIRLLNGLESPTSGSIEVDGFDIAHAENEQLRQARLKISMVFQHFNLLWSRTVSQNIAFSMQIAGVPKARIKPRVAELIALVGLQGREDAYPSQLSGGQKQRVGIARALANNPGVLLCDEATSALDPQTTDAILDLLLDINRQLNLTIVLITHEMHVVRKICHRVAVMENGRIVEEGPVLEVFARPQQPITRQFVRQVSQYQDTEESFNPRLTAHLNGAVFKLTFVGVQAHQAVISEVIQRYHLTINILHGKISHTLNGAFGELYIHAEGSERQLGDMLNLLQERDIAVEVIKHD; encoded by the coding sequence ATGATCGTTCTTTCGAACGTTTGCAAAACTTTTGACAGTACACAGGGCCGCGTCGTCGCGGTGGATGACGTCAGCCTGGCGGTCGAGGCCGGGCAGATTTACGGCATTATCGGCTACAGCGGCGCAGGCAAAAGCACCCTGATCCGCCTGCTCAACGGGCTGGAAAGCCCCACCAGCGGCAGCATCGAGGTCGACGGTTTTGACATCGCCCACGCCGAAAACGAGCAACTGCGCCAGGCGCGGCTGAAAATCAGCATGGTGTTTCAGCATTTCAACCTGCTGTGGTCGCGCACCGTCAGCCAGAATATCGCCTTTTCCATGCAAATCGCCGGCGTGCCCAAGGCACGGATCAAACCGCGCGTGGCCGAACTGATTGCGCTGGTCGGCCTGCAGGGGCGCGAAGACGCCTACCCGTCGCAGCTCAGCGGCGGCCAGAAACAGCGCGTCGGCATCGCCCGTGCGCTGGCGAACAATCCGGGCGTGCTGCTGTGCGACGAGGCCACCTCGGCGCTCGATCCGCAAACCACCGACGCCATTCTCGATCTGCTGTTGGACATCAACCGCCAGCTCAACCTGACCATCGTGCTGATCACCCACGAAATGCACGTGGTGCGTAAAATTTGCCACCGGGTGGCGGTGATGGAGAACGGGCGCATCGTTGAAGAAGGCCCGGTGCTCGAGGTATTCGCCAGGCCACAGCAGCCGATCACCCGGCAATTCGTCAGGCAGGTTTCCCAGTATCAGGACACCGAAGAGAGCTTCAACCCGCGGCTGACCGCCCACCTGAACGGGGCGGTCTTCAAGCTGACGTTCGTCGGCGTGCAGGCCCATCAGGCGGTGATTTCCGAGGTGATCCAACGTTATCACCTGACCATCAATATTCTGCACGGCAAAATCAGCCATACCCTCAACGGCGCCTTCGGCGAGCTGTACATCCATGCCGAAGGCAGCGAACGGCAGCTCGGCGACATGCTGAACCTGCTGCAAGAAAGAGACATCGCCGTCGAGGTTATCAAACATGATTGA